The Fusobacterium simiae genomic sequence CTCTTGTAACACCAATTTTACACTCACTTGAATATAACCAATCATGTACAACTGCTGCTCTCCCATGTTTACCATAAGTATTTATAATATTCCTGAAAATTTTAGGTACAGAAGCATAATCAGTTCTAAAACCCTTTGGAACAACCACAAGTCCTTTTGATGTTTCATAAGAATATTCTTCTAAAACTTCCCAATATTTATCATCAATTGGACTTGTATTCAGCCTATTTTTTTCCATAACACCCACTTCCTTTGCTTATTAAAAAATTTATTGAGTTAATAATCTTTATTTTTATTGAAAATAATTTTTTTTGATGTTTTACTTGTTACTTAATTTTTAAATGTATATATGTAATTAGTACTTTTATAAAATAATTATATCGTATTTTTATTATAATTTCAATTATTGAGTGAAGTATTTTTTGGTATTTATCAAAACCTTTTACTTAGAAAAAATAAATATTTTATAGCAAATTCAAAAGAATTGTGCTATAATACACTGTTAAAATATATAAAATTAGAGGATTGATACTTTGGAAGGAATAATAGTTGTAAACAAACCAAAAGGGATAACTTCCTTTGATGTTATAAGAAAACTTAAAAAAATTTTAAACACAAAAAAAATAGGACATACTGGAACTCTTGACCCATTAGCAACAGGTGTTATGCTTGTATGTGTTGGAAAAGCTACTAAACTTGCCTCAGATTTAGAAGCTAAGGATAAAGTATATATAGCAGATTTTGATATAGGTTATGCAACAGATACCTATGATATTGAAGGAAAAAAAATAGCTGAAAATATTATTGAGATTTCAAAAGAAGATTTAGAAAATTCAATAAAAAAGTTTATAGGAAATATTAAACAAGTTCCACCAATGTACTCAGCTATAAAGATAGATGGGAATAAACTTTATCACTTGGCAAGAAAAGGAATTGAAGTTGAAAGACCAGAAAGAGATGTTACTATTGAGTATATCAACCTTTTAGATTTTAAAAACAACAAAGCTAAAATAGAAACAAAAGTTTCAAAAGGTTGCTATATTAGAAGTTTAATCTATGATATAGGACAGGATTTAGGAACTTATGCAACTATGATAACTCTCCAAAGAAAGCAAGTTGGAGATTATTCTTTAGAAATTTCATATAATTTAGAACAAATTGAAGATATGGCTTTAAATAATAATTTTGAGTTTTTAAAAAGTGTTGAAGAAATTTTTTCTTATGATAGATACAATTTACAAACTGAAAAAGAATTAATTCTATACAAAAATGGAAATACTGTAAAAATTAAAGAAAATTTAGAAAATAAAAAATATAGAATTTATTTTCAAAATGAATTTTTAGGATTAGCAAATGTAGAAAATAGTAATTTACTAAAAGGATATAAATATTATTAATTTTAAATATGAGAGGAAAAAAATGAAGATTAAAAACATAGCAATTATTGCTCACGTTGACCACGGGAAAACTACACTTGTAGATTGTTTATTGAGACAAGGAGGAGTTTTCAAAACTCATGAACTTGAAAAAGTTGAAGAAAGAGTTATGGATTCAGATGACATTGAGAGAGAAAGAGGGATTACAATTTTTTCTAAAAATGCTTCTGTTAGATATAAAGATTATAAGATTAACATAGTTGATACACCGGGACATGCTGACTTTGGTGGAGAAGTACAAAGAATTATGAAAATGGTTGATTCTGTTCTTTTACTTGTAGATGCTTTTGAAGGACCTATGCCTCAAACAAAATATGTTTTAAAGAAAGCATTAGAACAAGGACATAGACCAATAGTTGTAATAAATAAAGTTGATAAACCTAATGCAAGACCAGAAGATGTATTATATATGGTTTATGATTTATTTATAGAATTAAATGCTAATGAATATCAACTTGAATTTCCAGTTATTTATGCCTCAGGAAAAACAGGCTTTGCAAGAAAAGAATTAACTGATGAAAATATGGATATGCAACCATTATTTGAAACAATATTAGAACATGTTCAAGACCCAGAAGGAGATGTTGCAAAGCCAACTCAATTCTTAATAACAAATATTGCTTATGATAATTATGTTGGAAAATTAGCAGTTGGAAGAATACATAATGGAACTTTAAAGAGAAATCAAGAGGTCATGTTAATAAAAAGAGATGGAAAACAAGTTAAAGGGAAAATTTCTGTTTTATATGGCTATGAAGGATTAAAAAGAGTTGAAATAGAAGAAGCAGAAGCAGGAGATATAGTTTGTGTTGCGGGTATAGATGATATAGATATTGGTGAAACATTAGCAGATGTAAATAACCCTGTTGCTTTACCTCTTATTGATATTGATGAGCCAACTCTTGCTATGACATTTATGGTAAATGATTCTCCATTTGTTGGAAAAGAAGGTAAATTTGTAACTTCAAGACATATTTGGGATAGATTACAAAAAGAAATACAAACAAATGTTAGTATGAGAGTAGAAGCAACCGATTCTCCTGATTCATTTATTGTAAAAGGTAGAGGAGAGCTTCAACTTTCAATATTACTTGAAAATATGAGAAGAGAAGGTTTTGAAGTACAAGTTTCTAAACCAAGAGTTTTATTTAAAGAAAGAGATGGAAAAAAATTAGAGCCTATTGAACTTGCTTTAATTGATGTAGATGACAGTTATACAGGTGTTGTAATTGAAAAAATGGGAGTTAGAAAAGCTGAAATGGTTTCTATGAATCCAGGTCAAGATGGATATACAAGACTTGAATTTAAAGTACCTGCAAGAGGACTTATTGGTTTTAGAAATGAATTTTTAACTGATACTAAAGGAACAGGAATTTTAAATCATTCATTCTTTGATTATGAAGAATATAAAGGAGATATTCCTTCAAGAAATAAAGGAGTTTTAATTGCAAGTGAACCAGGAGTTACAGTTCCTTATGCTTTAAATAATTTACAAGATAGAGGAACTTTATTCTTAGATCCAGGTGTACCTGTGTATGAAGGAATGATAGTTGGAGAGCATAACAGAGAAAATGATTTGGTTGTAAATGTTTGTAAAACTAAGAAATTAACTAATATGAGAGCAGCAGGTTCTGATGATGCAGTTAAACTTGCAACTCCAAGAAAATTTTCATTAGAACAAGCGCTTGACTATATTGCAGAAGATGAACTTGTTGAAGTTACTCCTACAAATATCAGACTTAGAAAGAAAATTTTAAAAGAAGGAGACAGAAGAAAAAACTGGTCTGCTATTAACAAATAGAATTTGATTAGAGAGTTATTACAAAATTTAAAGTAGTAACTCTTTTTTTATGATATAATTAATAAAAATATTTAAAAGAGGAAAATTATGCTAAGAGAAATTTCTTTAAATGAAATATCAAATTTTTTGTATGGGCAAGTGGAAGATAAAGAAGGGATAACAGGTTGTACTGTAATAATTTCTCCAACAGGAGCTGTAGCATCTTGTAGTGTTCGTGGTGGAGGTCCTGCTAGTCATGAAACAGAATTACTGAAACCAGAGAATACTATACAAAAAATTCATTCTGTTGTTTTAAGTGGTGGAAGTGCTTATGGATTAGAAGCTACCTCAGGAGTTATGAAATATTTAGAAGAAAAAAATATAGGTTTTTCAATTGGAAAAGGAGTAGTTCCTATTGTATGTGGAGCTTCAATATTTGACCTTAATATAGGCTCTTTTTTTGCTAGACCAAATAAAGAAATGGGTTATCAAGCCTGTTTAGAAGCAGAAAAAAAAGAAAATTTAAAAGAAGGAAATTTCGGAGCAGGAATAGGAGCTACAGTTGGAAAAATTCTTGGAACAGAATATAGCATGAAAAGTGGAATAGGAACCTATGCACTTCAACTTGGTGATTTAAAAGTAGGAGCTATTGTAGTTGTCAATGCTATTGGTGATATATTTAATAAAAGAACAGGACTTCAGATAGCTGGACTTTTGTCAGAGGATAAACTTTCTTTAAGTTCTACATTGGAAGTTATGTATAAAAATTATACTGAAACAAGTAATATTTCTTCTTTAAATAATACAACAATAGCTTGTATAGTTAGCAATGCTGATATTTCAAAAACTGAGGCTTATAAAGTTGCTACTCTTGCTCACAATGCCTTTGCAAAAGTAATTAATCCTGTTCACACTTCTATGGATGGTGATACGATATTTATGTTAGCAAATGGAGATATAAAGATAGATGTAGACACTCTTGCAACATTTTCTATTGAAGTTTTATCTGAAGCTATCAATAGAGCAATTTATTCAGCTGATGCAATAGAAGGCTACCCAAGTTGGAAAAGTTTACAAAAGAATTAATATAGAAGAGGAGAAATGTATGGAAAAAGAAAAATTTTTAAAGGAATATTTAGTGGAAAGAAAGGGAACTAATTCATTAAAATGGGATGCTTTAGATGTTAGATTCGGTGCTCCTGATTTAATTTCTATGTGGGTTGCAGATATGGAGATAAAAACTCCAAAAGAAATTATTGAGGCTTTAAAAGAAAGATGTGAACATGGAGTATTTGGATATTCTTATGTTAGTGATGACTATTATAATGCTGTTATTAAATGGTTAAAAGAAAAACATAATTATGAGATAAAAAAAGATTGGTTAAGATTTTCAACTGGGGTTGTAACTG encodes the following:
- a CDS encoding P1 family peptidase, with amino-acid sequence MLREISLNEISNFLYGQVEDKEGITGCTVIISPTGAVASCSVRGGGPASHETELLKPENTIQKIHSVVLSGGSAYGLEATSGVMKYLEEKNIGFSIGKGVVPIVCGASIFDLNIGSFFARPNKEMGYQACLEAEKKENLKEGNFGAGIGATVGKILGTEYSMKSGIGTYALQLGDLKVGAIVVVNAIGDIFNKRTGLQIAGLLSEDKLSLSSTLEVMYKNYTETSNISSLNNTTIACIVSNADISKTEAYKVATLAHNAFAKVINPVHTSMDGDTIFMLANGDIKIDVDTLATFSIEVLSEAINRAIYSADAIEGYPSWKSLQKN
- the truB gene encoding tRNA pseudouridine(55) synthase TruB; the protein is MEGIIVVNKPKGITSFDVIRKLKKILNTKKIGHTGTLDPLATGVMLVCVGKATKLASDLEAKDKVYIADFDIGYATDTYDIEGKKIAENIIEISKEDLENSIKKFIGNIKQVPPMYSAIKIDGNKLYHLARKGIEVERPERDVTIEYINLLDFKNNKAKIETKVSKGCYIRSLIYDIGQDLGTYATMITLQRKQVGDYSLEISYNLEQIEDMALNNNFEFLKSVEEIFSYDRYNLQTEKELILYKNGNTVKIKENLENKKYRIYFQNEFLGLANVENSNLLKGYKYY
- a CDS encoding DUF1353 domain-containing protein, translating into MEKNRLNTSPIDDKYWEVLEEYSYETSKGLVVVPKGFRTDYASVPKIFRNIINTYGKHGRAAVVHDWLYSSECKIGVTRAEADKVFLEIMVEWNVKKYKRLLMYYLVRIFGESHFRKD
- the typA gene encoding translational GTPase TypA; this encodes MKIKNIAIIAHVDHGKTTLVDCLLRQGGVFKTHELEKVEERVMDSDDIERERGITIFSKNASVRYKDYKINIVDTPGHADFGGEVQRIMKMVDSVLLLVDAFEGPMPQTKYVLKKALEQGHRPIVVINKVDKPNARPEDVLYMVYDLFIELNANEYQLEFPVIYASGKTGFARKELTDENMDMQPLFETILEHVQDPEGDVAKPTQFLITNIAYDNYVGKLAVGRIHNGTLKRNQEVMLIKRDGKQVKGKISVLYGYEGLKRVEIEEAEAGDIVCVAGIDDIDIGETLADVNNPVALPLIDIDEPTLAMTFMVNDSPFVGKEGKFVTSRHIWDRLQKEIQTNVSMRVEATDSPDSFIVKGRGELQLSILLENMRREGFEVQVSKPRVLFKERDGKKLEPIELALIDVDDSYTGVVIEKMGVRKAEMVSMNPGQDGYTRLEFKVPARGLIGFRNEFLTDTKGTGILNHSFFDYEEYKGDIPSRNKGVLIASEPGVTVPYALNNLQDRGTLFLDPGVPVYEGMIVGEHNRENDLVVNVCKTKKLTNMRAAGSDDAVKLATPRKFSLEQALDYIAEDELVEVTPTNIRLRKKILKEGDRRKNWSAINK